DNA sequence from the Oryza brachyantha chromosome 5, ObraRS2, whole genome shotgun sequence genome:
TACCATGCCATATCAATTAGTATATCTTACTTCCTAGTGCACTGTACTCATatggtactacctccgtcctataataatctcatttttcgttttttcgtgtccagcgtttgaccattcgtcttatttgaaatttttttgcgattaatatttttgttcttactagatgacaaaacatgaatagtactttatgcgtgactaatttttttaagtttttatacaaaattttcaaataagatgaatagtcaaacgttggacacggaaaaacgaaaaataaggttattatgggacggaggtagtatatgtcTCTCGATACGTATGTTCCATGTGATTTTTCAGTGTTCtcatttatttaaatgaattaattaccttcaaaactaaatataaacaatacttttaatttgaaaagGATTTCCAGAAACTTTGCTTACTAAAATTTTCTCGTCTTATTTAGGTACTAAGAactgcacatatatatttaacctCAAATCATACGATCATGGTGCTAGCGCTCAAGGTAATTTGATATGTAATCATAAGAAAGCCTTGCGACACTTTCTACGAATTACTTTCCAATTAGAAGCAGATACTTTATTCTGCTAAAAGttgtgccaaaaaaaatgagagcTTATTGTTTGCAACTATAATTGACCATTTGAAAGAAAACTTAATTAGGTTCATTATTCTGCCCACCCAATGTGAGGTATATGCATAGGTCCTTAAAATGGTTCAAAGGTAGAGCTCAGCATGGTCTATTAGATAATGAACATCATTTAGACACCATCTCCTTATAACATTTGAGACAGCAAATGCCCCCCTTTTCCATATCCTACAAAATTTCCTTTTATAGATGCCAAGAAATATGGTTAAGGTGGTGTGAAGCTTAACACTAACATTCatgtttttctctcctcccctctctcttctatATCAGCAAATTTATCTAGCCGTGTACATGCTCTAAATGCACCATGAGGATGTTTGATCAAAGGGCCCACATCAGTGATCTTGTTGTGATCCGTTTGCTGTCACTATCTATTAATTGCTCTAATTAAGCAATACCCCCTTTTTCATGAGACGCTACAAACAACTAGGGTTGAATCAAAATTTCTGCATCATTAACAGAAGAGAACTATGATCCATATTTAAGGTAATGCTAAATATTCAGAAACTGAATCAATGAAAACTCCATCAGAAATCCATGAATCAATGGTTACTTTGGAAATTCAGTATTGAGGATCGTCTTCTCGCCATATTTCCTCCAGTGATACCCATCATTTTCTGGTGTCGTAGTAGTAAATATCCTCcttctgaaacaaaaaaaaaggaagacaatataaacataaatcatGTAATTAACTTGCCAACAAGTTTCCTAACCATGAAATAATATAGATCCAGCCGTTACTACTCGCGTGAGAAGCAAagcatacatatatgcatcaagCCCTCCCTAATAGTCTGAGTGGGGCAGAACAAAACCCAGCTAGTTTGAAGGTACTAGATCCAGATTTCTTTCGGCATAAATTAACCActcattttaattttcctGTTCCATCAAAGCAAGCTAATTAATAGTTGGAGACAACAAGAAAGCAAATTAATGAAGTAACAGCGTAAATATGGAACGGGTTGATGTCTATATGATTCAAATTCCAAATGGAACACATACAGATAGATCTACCCACTAATTCTAGTTCTTATCTCGTTCAAATGATCAAATCCTCATAGATTTGCATCCTAAACTCCTAATCAGTCCAATATCTGTGTACGGCAAGCGataggagaagaagagagaccaCACATAGTGCATGGTTTACTGCACTTACCGCGGATGCTCCTCGCCATGCTTGCCTCGCCGGTGCGTCGTCCTTCTGGCGCGGGTGCTGCtgcgaccgccgccgccatcggagGTCACGGCGCCTGGCCCGCCGGCGCCAGAGGAGGAGCCGCGGTGCTGATCTCTCTCCGACTGGAGGGCGTAGAGCGAGGAGTCGAGGGACATGGAGATGTCCCTCACGCTGGTCAGCGCGTCGTCGCGGCAGCCAAGCTGCACCGGGAGGCGCCCCAGCTGCTCGCCGAGCAGCTTTACCAGGTCACTGCCCTTCTGGAGCTCCTGGATGGCAGCGTCCCTTTGgtccagcggcgacggcggcgacggcgacctctCAGAGTTGGGCATGCGCGTCGCCATTGGGGAGAGCTAGCTGAGATGCAGTAGCTTTTCGGCAGGTGGAGACGATGTCAGGTTGGTTTTGGACCAGGGGTCTTTTCTCGACACTTGTTTACTGGCTGGCTTAGCTATCTAAGATATATAGGAGTAGATCAGTAGTCTAGGGAGTTTAACTTTTAAGCTACTCTCTCCGTTACACATTATAAGTGATTTTAACTTTctgtttgtaatgtttgactacttgttttatttaaaaaatttgaaagtattatttttttgtttatcttttgtttattattaaaagtactTTAAGTAttgcttatatatttttatattatttgcactgaatttttaaataagacgaatggtcaaaaattataagtgaatagtcagaatcctatatattatgggacaaaggtagtaataaattaacttaacaaataacaaaccttttttataaacatactccatttggtaaaattatttgttatttagaATAAGATTTAATCAAACCATCGAAATTCCATCCATGATATCAATAATATCTTAaagcttagtttaaatataaagcaaatgatatatatagattttttttacatgaactATCATAATGTCGTAACCTTATTAggttttataaattgttttaatataaatttggttGTCAGAATGTTATAATTTTAACCAAATCTTATACCAATAGATAACTATTTTTGACTGGAGAGAGTATGTAATTGCCCATAATCAACTTTTATCATTTGAATAAGAACCAACTCTAATTCTAGAGGAGGTTTAGTGTTGAGGTACCTTAAAAAAACCAGCATACTCCTATCTAcatactattttaaaataggctAGTGACGGTGATAAGTGTTAAATATGCCCACCACCACTAATTCCCTCCTTTTGtggaaaggagaaaaaaaatgaaaacatggAGTTGGATGGCTCACATGCAATGGAGGATCTAGTCAACGAGATTAGGAGGGTCTGAACAAGTTAGATAGAGCTCCAGTCCCCTTTTATATTGATCTTcgtcataaaattttaggagtGGTTTTTCTGGGGGCTCCAATGACTTTAACGGGGGACAGTgggggctcgagcccccgccgcccctATGTTAGATCCGCCTCTACTCACATGTCAGCTATGGCACTATCAATCAATTTCTTACTTTTTTAGGATGAGAAATGACACGTGGAAAGTGAAAAAGACATGGGGCAAAATGAGTccacaataaatatatgtacaaaGTCAAGAaataatacatgtataaagtgATGATAATACCATatcaattataatttttttaattttgcagCACGTAGGTAATATGCTAGTTTTTAACAGAAATTTATATACACCACACTTATGGCTTTTctccgataaaaaaaaaatctatcgaTGCATACTGCACCTACGTACGTATATGTATGGACAATAAAGTGGAGCCACGGAGAGCTAACCTCATATAAAAAACGTAAGGGTGACAAACAAACAAGTTTGAAGGTATTCATACAGTACTTCTTCAgccaagatttttttttttggcatcaACACCGCACAATCGTCATAACCTAT
Encoded proteins:
- the LOC102700624 gene encoding WRKY transcription factor 55-like — protein: MATRMPNSERSPSPPSPLDQRDAAIQELQKGSDLVKLLGEQLGRLPVQLGCRDDALTSVRDISMSLDSSLYALQSERDQHRGSSSGAGGPGAVTSDGGGGRSSTRARRTTHRRGKHGEEHPRRIFTTTTPENDGYHWRKYGEKTILNTEFPKLYYRCGYSDERKCQAKKYVQQANRKHPPEFTVTLTNEHTCNTLLPDQPSSSSTSQVLDFTKASMSSPMDPHADTAMLKEEEEEEAPSIDESTRIMSTSVSSYGAYDYNELSPQSWK